The Limnospira fusiformis SAG 85.79 genomic interval ACAACTGCGGGCTGCCATCACCCAAAAATCCATCTGGCTACCCACTGCCTTTATCTTCTTGTGGCAAGCTACCCCCACCGCCGACTCAGCCTTTTTCTATTTCACCACCAACGAATTAGGATTTCAACCAGAGTTTTTAGGACGAGTCCGCCTAGTTACCAGTATCGCCGCCCTCCTCGGTATTTGGTTATTTCAGCGATTCTTTAAATCTGTCCCCTTCCGTAAAATCTTCCTAGTCTCAACCCTTCTCTCCGCCGCCCTCGGTATGACCATGTTACTCCTAGTTACCCACACCAACCGCGCCCTAGGAATAGACGACCACTGGTTTAGCCTCGGAGATAGTCTCATCCTCACCGTAGCCGGAGAAATCGCCTATATGCCTGTTTTAGTCCTCGCCGCCCGCCTATGTCCCCCCGGTGTAGAAGCCACTCTTTTCGCCCTATTAATGTCCATCTCTAACCTTTCCCGACTCCTATCCCACGAGTCTGGCGCACTTCTCACCCACTTATTAGGAGTCACCGAGACTAACTTCGATAAATTATGGTTGTTAGTCATTATCACTAACTTAACTACCCTTTTACCATTACCCCTAATTCGCTGGCTACCATCTACCACCGCCGAAACTAACACCCATAACATCCATTCACCCAACCTAGAATCAACCGCAGAATTAGTCCCCGAATTAGTCACCACCGATTAATTAATAACTGGGAATCGGTAATCAATCCCCCTTTCCGACTCCCTCCCCCTCACCTAATCGGCGGGATTTATGCCTGCTATTCTCAACCTATCTTGACCTATCACACATCTTGATATATACTAAATATATCTACTAACTGATGTCTGATATCAATTAACCATAATTTCTCAGTTAATCACCTTAAACCAAATCATTGAATCATGCAAAATACCATATCTGAACCCTCCCAAAATCAACTATCATATAACCCCCAAGAATGGCAAAAAGGCTATTTGTCTCAACCCAATGAATACAACTATACCATCACCAATATTGATGGAGAAATCC includes:
- a CDS encoding folate/biopterin family MFS transporter codes for the protein MELSPVSFGNTKAWLKKHILFGNEPNPELVAILTVYFVQGILGLSRLAVSFFLKDDLGMSPAETAALFGIVSIPWVIKPLFGFMSDGLPIFGYRRRPYLILSGLMGTFSWVYLATFVDHPITATIAIALNSLSVAISDVIVDSLVVERARNESISNIGSLQSLCWASSALGGLITAYLSGYLLEIFTSETVFLITATFPLLVMVVAWAIAEDKITNISNWQTVKHQVQQLRAAITQKSIWLPTAFIFLWQATPTADSAFFYFTTNELGFQPEFLGRVRLVTSIAALLGIWLFQRFFKSVPFRKIFLVSTLLSAALGMTMLLLVTHTNRALGIDDHWFSLGDSLILTVAGEIAYMPVLVLAARLCPPGVEATLFALLMSISNLSRLLSHESGALLTHLLGVTETNFDKLWLLVIITNLTTLLPLPLIRWLPSTTAETNTHNIHSPNLESTAELVPELVTTD